TCCCTGAGCAGTTTAAACAAAAACAAGGCGAGAAGATTAAGGAATTGTTACTTACTTTGTAGGTATAGCAGAGGTCAGTAGGTCAGGGTAAAATTCTAGTTAGGGAAGTGAACAATACACTGGCGTTAAACTCCAGTACCTGTATTTACCAGAAATCCCCCATGCTGGGGGACTTTGAGTTTTTTAGTGGTTTAGAAACCTTACGTGTCCTCTCACTACACTGTATTAACGAAAACTGGAAGTATCAGGGTATTGAAGATTGGATTTATGCGGGAGTTTCATAATGTGGTAGGACTTACGCTATAGGTAAGTCCCTTTTACAATTAGTAATTGTTTTCTAGTTCGCCAGTGCGGACTGATAGTTGTTGCGTTTGTCTACCGCGCTGAACTTTGATCTGTAAGGTTTGACCGACTTCACTACTATCTACGATATTTTGTAGTTGCTCGGCTGTAGACACAGGTTGACGGTCAACTTGCACAATAACATCTCCGCGACGTATTCCTCCAGCTGCGGCGGGAGAGTTGGGGATGACTCGCACGACAAGTACGCCGTTAATTTCTGGTACGTCAATTGGGGAATTCGGATCGCTGTTATTTTGTTTTGCTAGCTGTGGAGTAAGCGTTACCATTTGCACGCCTAAATAAGGATGCGCGATTTTCTCTCCGCGCATAAGCCGATCTTTAATTGCTTTGGCTTTATTAATTGGAATTGCAAAACCAATTCCTGTCGCATCTGCGCGAATTGCAGTATTAATTCCGATGACCTCGCCGCGATCGTTTAATAATGGTCCTCCAGAGTTACCAGGATTAATGGCTGCGTCGGTTTGAATAAATTCTAGGCGTTTATCGAGAATACCCACTTCGCGACTCGAACGTTTCAACGTGCTGACAATTCCGAGGGTAACGGTATTATCTAATCCTAAGGGATTGCCAACAGCGATCGCCCAATCGCCTACTTGTACCGTGCTAGAATCACCTAACGGTGCAACAGGAACATCTCCACCAGCATCAATTTTAACTACAGCCAAATCAGTTACTTCATCAATTCCTTGTACAGTGCCTTCGAAAGTACGTCCGTCTTTGAGTTGTACTGTGACTCGATCCGCTTGGTTGACGACGTGGGCGTTGGTAAGAATCTCACCGCTAGGATCGATGATTACACCAGAACCAAGTCCGCGTAAGGTTTCTGGGGGCATTTGTTGCGAAAAACCGTCGCCAAAGAAACGGCGGAAGAACGGATCTTCGAGAAATGGTTCCGGAACCCGACGCGTTACTGTACGCTCGGTATCAATGCGTACTACAGCAGGTCCAACGCGATTGACTGCGGCAGTAACAAAGCTATTTGCGGTTATTGGAGCTTTAGCTTGCGCAATGCTAGTGTTATTTTCAGCAATGGGTGCTGCTTGACACGGTAACACTCGCAAAGTGCTAAATGTCAAAATAACTCCTAGTGCGATCGCTAATATGTAAGTACGAAGGCGCATCAACCATGATTTCACATGCATACCTGTATAGTTTCCACCAGCTTTTTATGTAAGACTACTCTGTTTTGATTTTGACCTAAGTTTGAGCCATTGTAACGTTTGACTGTTTTTGATTTATCATCCTCCTCAATAATTGTACGGCTTTAAACCTGGAGTTGAGAAATTCAAACATCAGACTATAACGACTATTCTTCCCACTTTTTGGTAGTTTTTCTTCTCTTCACTCAAAACTCACTGAGTTTATTTGAGTCACTCGGTTCTCAAAAAATTGTCTTAATTTTCTATCCTATGAATGTCTTCTCAAAAAAAAAGCCTCCTATACATATTGATGATGAAACTATTAATGGCTATATATTTATGACTCCCACTTTCTTAATTATGGGAGTTTTCTTACTTTTACCAATCTGTTTAGCAGTTGTTTTGGCGTTTTATCGAGTTCAACCATTGGGAGATGTTAGTTATACCTTTAGAGGTTTGCGTAACTTTTGGCGAATGTTTAGCGACGAACGTGTCAAAATTGCTTTAAGAAATACAGTAGAGTATGTAACAATCGTTGTTCCAACACAAACTTTACTCGCGTTAAGTTTAGCCTTGGTTCTCAATACACAAATTAAAGGAAGAAACTTTTTTAGAGTACTATTTTTTTTACCAACAGTTACTTCATCTGCTGTTTTAACATTGATTTTTATGTGGATTTGTAACTCTAATGGGTTACTCAATCGCTTTCTTGCTTTTTTAGGTTTACCTACGTACAACTGGCTAGGCGATCCGAGTGTTGCACTCAAAGCGATTATGCTTATGAATATTTGGGCAACTGCGCCGCTTTTTATGGTAATTTATTTAGCAGCTATGCAAGATATTCCAGAAACGCTCTACGAAGCAGCAACGTTAGATGGCGCAAGTGCCTGGGATAAGTTTATCTATATTACTTTACCTTTTCTACAGCCTGTCACTTTTTTTGTTATTGTTATGGGAATAATTGGAACCTTTCAATTATTCGATCAATCTTATATTTTTTCGCGAGGTTCAGGAGGTCCTAATAACTCTACTTTGACAGTTGTATTATTAATTTATCAATATGCTTTTAAAAATCTTGATATGGGTTATGCAGCCGCGCTTGCTCTCATGTTAGCACTTGCAATTATGATTGCAACTTTGCTTCAGCGATTGTGGATTAAAGAAGATAAGTTTAATTGAACAAGGATTTATGTTGCTTAAAAAAACTACTTTACTTGCACCTATTTTATATATCATCTTAATTTTGTATGCGATTTTGACTTTTATACCTTTTGCTTGGGCGTTATCTGCTTCATTTAAACCTCTATCAGAAATTGTATCAGGTACAGATGGTTTTATTCCGCAACAGTTTACGCTAGAAAACTACCAGCAGATTTTTGTCCAAGAACCGTTATTTGGTAGATGGTTATTTAATAGCGTGTTTGTTGCTGTATGTGTAACCTTAGGTAACTTAATCTTTAACTCAATGGCGGGCTATGCTTTGGCTCGACTTCATTTTCCTGGAAATCAACTATTCTTTTTTTTGATATTAGCAGTTTTGATGGTTCCTGGACAAGTAACTTTGATTCCTACTTTTTTAATTTTGAAGTCTTTAGGCTGGCTGAATTCTTATCAAGGACTTATTGTTCCTAGTCTTGTTAATGCAACTTTTATTTTTATGATGCGACAGTTTTTTATTAACTTCCCTAAGGAATTAGAAGAAGCAGCAGCGCTGGATGGACTAGGGTATTTAGAAACTTTCTTTCAAATTGTGTTGCCGTTAGCCA
This sequence is a window from Chroococcidiopsis sp. TS-821. Protein-coding genes within it:
- a CDS encoding HhoA/HhoB/HtrA family serine endopeptidase → MHVKSWLMRLRTYILAIALGVILTFSTLRVLPCQAAPIAENNTSIAQAKAPITANSFVTAAVNRVGPAVVRIDTERTVTRRVPEPFLEDPFFRRFFGDGFSQQMPPETLRGLGSGVIIDPSGEILTNAHVVNQADRVTVQLKDGRTFEGTVQGIDEVTDLAVVKIDAGGDVPVAPLGDSSTVQVGDWAIAVGNPLGLDNTVTLGIVSTLKRSSREVGILDKRLEFIQTDAAINPGNSGGPLLNDRGEVIGINTAIRADATGIGFAIPINKAKAIKDRLMRGEKIAHPYLGVQMVTLTPQLAKQNNSDPNSPIDVPEINGVLVVRVIPNSPAAAGGIRRGDVIVQVDRQPVSTAEQLQNIVDSSEVGQTLQIKVQRGRQTQQLSVRTGELENNY
- a CDS encoding carbohydrate ABC transporter permease; its protein translation is MTPTFLIMGVFLLLPICLAVVLAFYRVQPLGDVSYTFRGLRNFWRMFSDERVKIALRNTVEYVTIVVPTQTLLALSLALVLNTQIKGRNFFRVLFFLPTVTSSAVLTLIFMWICNSNGLLNRFLAFLGLPTYNWLGDPSVALKAIMLMNIWATAPLFMVIYLAAMQDIPETLYEAATLDGASAWDKFIYITLPFLQPVTFFVIVMGIIGTFQLFDQSYIFSRGSGGPNNSTLTVVLLIYQYAFKNLDMGYAAALALMLALAIMIATLLQRLWIKEDKFN
- a CDS encoding carbohydrate ABC transporter permease, coding for MLLKKTTLLAPILYIILILYAILTFIPFAWALSASFKPLSEIVSGTDGFIPQQFTLENYQQIFVQEPLFGRWLFNSVFVAVCVTLGNLIFNSMAGYALARLHFPGNQLFFFLILAVLMVPGQVTLIPTFLILKSLGWLNSYQGLIVPSLVNATFIFMMRQFFINFPKELEEAAALDGLGYLETFFQIVLPLAKPALAAQAIFIFMGSWNNFLTPLLILSDSEMFTLPLGLNTFKGQYISYWNYIMAASMMFTLPALLIYAFFNRYFIRGVTFTGGKG